The DNA segment GGAATTACAAAAAGTGTTCTGAAAAGACCCATCACCACCGTCCTGGCAGTCCTCTGCCTGCTGGTATTCGGTCTATCCTCCGTGTTTTCCTCCAAAATGGAGCTGACGCCGGAGATGAATTTCCCGATGATGATGATCACAGCCGTGTACGCGGGTGCCAGCCCGGATGACGTCAATGAACTGGTCACGAAGCCGATCGAGGAATCGGTTGGAACCCTGTCAGGTGTTAAG comes from the Anaerotignum faecicola genome and includes:
- a CDS encoding efflux RND transporter permease subunit, producing GITKSVLKRPITTVLAVLCLLVFGLSSVFSSKMELTPEMNFPMMMITAVYAGASPDDVNELVTKPIEESVGTLSGVKNIQSMSQENISIVMMEYEYGTDMDKAYSDLKKKMDNITMPDDVEVPSIFEFNM